One window of Zalophus californianus isolate mZalCal1 chromosome 3, mZalCal1.pri.v2, whole genome shotgun sequence genomic DNA carries:
- the IRS1 gene encoding insulin receptor substrate 1, which produces MASPPETDGFSDVRKVGYLRKPKSMHKRFFVLRAASEAGGPARLEYYENEKKWRHKSSAPKRSIPLESCFNINKRADSKNKHLVALYTRDEHFAIAADSEAEQDSWYQALLQLHNRAKGHHDGAAAPGAGGGGGSCSGSSGLGEAGEDLSYGDVPPGPAFKEVWQVILKPKGLGQTKNLIGIYRLCLTSKTISFVKLNSEAAAVVLQLMNIRRCGHSENFFFIEVGRSAVTGPGEFWMQVDDSVVAQNMHETILEAMRAMSDEFRPRSKSQSSSNCSNPISVPLRRHHLNNPPPSQVGLTRRSRTESITATSPASMVGGKQGSFRVRASSDGEGTMSRPASVDGSPVSPSTNRTHAHRHRGSSRLHPPLNHSRSIPMPSSRCSPSATSPVSLSSSSTSGHGSTSDCLFPRRSSASVSGSPSDGGFISSDEYGSSPCDFRSSFRSVTPDSLGHTPPARGEEELSNYICMGGKGSSTLTAPNGHYILPRGGNGHRCVPGAGLGTSPALAGDEAASAADLDNRFRKRTHSAGTSPTISHQKTPSQSSVASIEEYTEMMMPAYPPGGGSGGRLPGYRHSAFVPTHSYPEEGLEMHPLDRRGGHHRPDSSTLHTDDGYMPMSPGVAPVPSSRKGSGDYMPMSPKSVSAPQQIINPIRRHPQRVDPNGYMMMSPSSSCSPDTGGGPSSSAAPSGSCYGKLWTNGVGGHHTHALPHPKLPMESGSGKLLSCTGDYMNMSPVGDSNTSSPSDCYYGPEDPQHKPVLSYYSLPRSFKHTQRPGELEEGARHLRLSSSSGRLLYATTAEDSSSSTSSDSLGGGYCGVRPDPGLPHVHHQVLQPHLPRKVDTAAQTHSRLARPTRLSLGDPKASTLPRVREQQQLPPLLRPPEPKSPGEYVNIEFGSDQPAYLSGPVASCSSPSVRCPSQLQPAPREDETGTEEYMNMDLGPGRRATWQESAGVQPGSAGPAPPGAASMCRPTRAVPSSRGDYMTMQMGCPGQGYVDTSPVAPVSYADMRTGVVEEASLPGATAAAPSSSSAASASPTAPQKAGELVARSSLLGAPQGPGGMSAFTRVNLSPNRTQSAKVIRADPQGCRRRHSSETFSSTPSATRAGNAVPFGGGAAVGGSGAGSSSTEDMKRHSSASFENVWLRPGELGGAPKEPAQVCGAAGGLENGLNYIDLDLVKDFKQRPQERPPQLPSPQPPHQPLGSRESRSSSRSSEDLSAYASISFQKQPEDLQ; this is translated from the coding sequence ATGGCGAGCCCTCCGGAGACCGACGGCTTCTCGGACGTGCGCAAGGTGGGCTACCTGCGCAAACCCAAGAGCATGCACAAGCGCTTCTTCGTGCTGCGGGCGGCCAGCGAGGCGGGGGGCCCGGCGCGCCTCGAGTACTACGAGAACGAGAAGAAGTGGCGGCACAAGTCGAGCGCCCCCAAACGCTCGATCCCCCTCGAGAGCTGCTTCAACATCAACAAGCGGGCGGACTCCAAGAACAAGCACCTGGTGGCCCTTTACACCCGGGACGAGCACTTTGCCATCGCGGCAGACAGCGAGGCCGAGCAGGACAGCTGGTACCAGGCCCTCCTGCAGCTGCACAACCGGGCCAAGGGCCACCACGACGGGGCCGCGGCCCCCGGGGCAGGAGGCGGCGGGGGCAGCTGCAGCGGCAGCTCTGGCcttggggaggctggggaggactTGAGCTACGGGGACGTGCCCCCAGGACCTGCGTTCAAGGAGGTCTGGCAGGTGATCCTGAAACCCAAGGGCCTGGGTCAGACAAAGAACCTGATTGGCATCTACCGTCTCTGCCTGACCAGCAAGACCATCAGCTTCGTGAAGCTGAACTCGGAGGCGGCGGCCGTGGTGCTGCAGCTGATGAACATCAGACGCTGCGGCCACTCAGAGAACTTCTTCTTCATCGAAGTGGGCCGTTCCGCAGTGACAGGACCTGGGGAGTTCTGGATGCAGGTGGATGACTCTGTGGTGGCCCAGAACATGCACGAGACCATCCTGGAGGCCATGCGGGCCATGAGCGATGAGTTCCGTCCTCGAAGTAAGAGCCAGTCCTCCTCCAACTGCTCCAACCCCATCAGCGTTCCCCTGCGCAGGCACCACCTCAACAACCCCCCGCCCAGCCAGGTGGGGCTGACGCGCCGCTCACGGACTGAGAGCATCACCGCCACCTCACCGGCCAGCATGGTGGGCGGCAAGCAGGGCTCTTTCCGTGTGCGCGCGTCCAGCGACGGCGAAGGCACCATGTCCCGCCCGGCCTCGGTGGACGGCAGCCCCGTGAGTCCCAGCACCAACAGGACCCACGCCCACCGGCATCGCGGCAGCTCCCGGCTGCACCCCCCTCTCAACCACAGCCGCTCCATTCCCATGCCTTCCTCCCGCTGCTCGCCTTCCGCCACCAGCCCGGTCAGCCTGTCGTCCAGCAGCACCAGTGGCCACGGCTCCACCTCGGACTGTCTCTTCCCGCGGCGGTCTAGTGCTTCTGTGTCGGGTTCCCCCAGCGATGGCGGCTTCATCTCCTCCGATGAGTACGGCTCCAGCCCTTGCGATTTCCGAAGTTCCTTCCGCAGTGTCACCCCGGATTCCCTGGGCCACACGCCACCGGCCCGCGGTGAGGAGGAGCTGAGCAACTACATCTGCATGGGAGGCAAAGGGTCCTCCACCCTCACCGCCCCCAATGGTCACTACATTTTACCTCGGGGTGGCAACGGTCACCGCTGCGTCCCAGGTGCTGGCTTGGGCACGAGCCCAGCCCTGGCTGGGGATGAAGCAGCCAGTGCTGCAGATCTGGATAATCGGTTCCGCAAGCGGACTCACTCCGCGGGCACATCCCCTACCATTTCCCACCAGAAGACCCCATCCCAGTCGTCTGTGGCGTCCATTGAGGAATACACAGAGATGATGATGCCTGCCTACCCACCAGGAGGTGGCAGTGGAGGCCGGCTGCCTGGCTACCGGCACTCTGCCTTCGTGCCCACCCACTCCTACCCTGAGGAGGGCCTGGAAATGCACCCTTTGGACAGGCGTGGGGGCCACCACCGCCCAGACTCCTCCACTCTCCACACGGATGATGGCTACATGCCCATGTCCCCAGGAGTGGCGCCAGTGCCCAGCAGCCGAAAGGGCAGTGGCGACTATATGCCCATGAGCCCCAAGAGCGTGTCGGCGCCGCAGCAGATCATCAACCCTATCAGACGCCATCCCCAGAGAGTGGACCCCAATGGCTACATGATGATGTCCCCAAGCAGCAGCTGCTCCCCGGACACCGGAGGCGGACCCAGCAGCAGCGCTGCCCCTTCTGGGAGCTGCTACGGCAAGCTGTGGACAAATGGGGTCGGGGGCCACCACACTCACGCCCTGCCGCATCCCAAACTGCCCATGGAGAGCGGGAGTGGCAAGCTCTTGTCTTGTACTGGTGACTACATGAACATGTCGCCAGTGGGGGACTCCAACACCAGCAGTCCCTCCGACTGCTACTACGGCCCGGAGGACCCCCAGCACAAGCCAGTTCTCTCCTACTACTCATTGCCAAGGTCCTTTAAGCACACCCAGCGGCctggggagctggaggagggTGCTCGGCACCTCCGCCTTTCCTCCAGCTCTGGCCGCCTTCTCTATGCTACAACAGCAGAAGATTCCTCCTCGTCCACCAGCAGCGACAGCCTGGGCGGGGGATACTGTGGGGTGAGGCCGGATCCTGGCCTCCCACATGTCCACCATCAGGTCCTGCAGCCCCATCTGCCTCGAAAGGTGGACACAGCTGCCCAGACCCACAGCCGCCTGGCTCGGCCCACGAGGCTGTCCCTGGGGGACCCCAAGGCCAGCACCTTACCTCGGGTCCGGGAACAACAGCAGCTCCCGCCCCTGCTGCGCCCCCCAGAGCCCAAGAGCCCCGGCGAATATGTGAATATTGAATTTGGGAGTGATCAGCCAGCTTACTTATCTGGTCCTGTGGCTTCCTGCAGCTCACCTTCTGTCAGGTGCCCATCCCAGCTCCAGCCAGCTCCCCGAGAGGACGAGACTGGCACCGAGGAATACATGAACATGGACCTGGGGCCAGGCCGGAGGGCGACCTGGCAGGAGAGCGCTGGGGTCCAGCCCGGCAGCGCGGGCCCTGCACCACCCGGGGCTGCTAGCATGTGCAGGCCTACCCGGGCAGTGCCCAGCAGCCGGGGGGACTACATGACCATGCAGATGGGTTGTCCTGGGCAGGGCTACGTGGACACCTCACCAGTTGCCCCCGTCAGCTATGCCGACATGCGGACAGGCGTTGTGGAGGAGGCCAGCCTTCCAGGGGCCACGGCGGCTGCTCCCTCCTCATCCTCTGcagcctctgcttctcccaccgCGCCTCAAAAAGCAGGGGAGCTGGTGGCCCGCTCTTCCCTGCTGGGGGCCCCCCAGGGACCTGGGGGCATGAGCGCCTTCACCCGGGTGAACCTCAGTCCCAACCGCACGCAGAGTGCCAAAGTGATCCGTGCGGACCCACAAGGGTGCCGGAGGCGGCATAGCTCTGAGACCTTCTCCTCCACACCGAGTGCTACCCGGGCGGGCAACGCGGTGCCCTTTGGAGGGGGGGCTGCTGTAGGGGGCAGCGGTGCTGGTAGCAGCAGCACGGAGGATATGAAACGCCACAGTTCTGCTTCCTTTGAGAATGTGTGGCTGAGGCCTGGGGAGCTCGGGGGAGCCCCCAAGGAGCCGGCCCAAGTGTGCGGGGCTGCTGGGGGTTTGGAGAATGGGCTTAACTACATAGACCTGGATTTGGTCAAGGACTTCAAACAGCGCCCTCAGGAGCGCCCCCCTCAACTGCCCTCGCCCCAGCCCCCTCATCAGCCTCTGGGCAGCAGGGAGAGCCGCTCAAGCAGCCGCTCCAGCGAGGATTTAAGCGCCTATGCCAGCATCAGTTTCCAGAAGCAGCCAGAGGACCTCCAGTAG